TGAGCCGTTTTATGGGGAAGTGCCGGAACTTAAAGGGGTATGGGCGCAAGGGAAAACATTGGAGGAATGCCGCGAAAATCTTGCCGATGTAATTGATGGCTGGATTTTGGTTCGTCTAAGAAAGGGTCTGGCGATA
The genomic region above belongs to candidate division TA06 bacterium and contains:
- a CDS encoding type II toxin-antitoxin system HicB family antitoxin, translating into MIMEYIQEAFRRARYEIIDDDEPFYGEVPELKGVWAQGKTLEECRENLADVIDGWILVRLRKGLAIPQLGKRQIKELEKVAAYG